A single Endozoicomonas sp. NE40 DNA region contains:
- a CDS encoding YqfO family protein: protein MHKLCFFVPASHLEAVKDAVFNAGAGHFGNYDRCCWQTLGQGQFRGLENSTPFLGVPGELEYVGEYKVEVICPDEKVDAAVSALRQAHPYEEPAFEVWPVRQFPLSGAES from the coding sequence ATGCATAAACTGTGTTTCTTCGTACCCGCTTCTCACCTTGAAGCTGTCAAAGACGCCGTCTTTAACGCTGGCGCAGGACACTTCGGAAACTATGATCGATGCTGCTGGCAGACACTGGGACAGGGGCAGTTCCGGGGTCTGGAAAACAGCACCCCGTTTCTGGGGGTACCCGGCGAACTGGAATACGTTGGAGAGTACAAGGTCGAGGTCATTTGCCCGGACGAAAAGGTTGATGCTGCCGTGTCAGCTCTCAGGCAGGCTCACCCTTATGAGGAACCGGCATTTGAAGTATGGCCTGTCAGGCAGTTCCCACTGTCCGGGGCTGAGTCATAG
- a CDS encoding NUDIX hydrolase, which translates to MWNESEVRKGVNVNYCSHCGATIRQEIPAGDNRLRDVCTECGMIHYQNPRIVAGCLPVYDNKVLLCRRAIEPRKGLWTLPGGFLELGESIEQGAVRETFEEAGADVRVTQLYTLFNVLHVGQLSLFFLAEMDSPVFAAGEESLDVQLFEEQDIPWDELAFTTIRQTLEYFFSDRRQGEFIQRIQDIDYKNAMTQPRTVGTA; encoded by the coding sequence ATGTGGAATGAAAGCGAGGTGAGAAAGGGAGTGAATGTGAATTATTGCAGCCACTGTGGTGCCACGATTCGGCAGGAAATACCTGCAGGTGATAATCGACTGCGGGACGTTTGTACCGAATGTGGCATGATTCATTACCAGAACCCCCGGATCGTCGCTGGTTGTCTGCCTGTATACGACAATAAGGTTTTACTGTGCAGACGTGCTATTGAGCCGCGTAAAGGGCTCTGGACTCTGCCCGGAGGTTTTCTGGAGTTGGGTGAATCCATTGAGCAGGGGGCTGTCCGGGAAACCTTTGAAGAAGCCGGTGCTGATGTCAGAGTGACTCAGCTCTATACTCTGTTTAATGTGTTGCATGTTGGTCAGCTGTCGCTTTTCTTTCTGGCCGAGATGGATTCACCGGTATTTGCCGCCGGTGAGGAAAGCCTTGATGTGCAACTGTTTGAAGAACAGGATATCCCCTGGGATGAACTGGCTTTTACCACCATACGTCAGACGCTGGAGTATTTTTTTTCCGACCGTAGGCAGGGGGAGTTTATCCAGCGTATTCAGGATATTGATTACAAAAACGCTATGACTCAGCCCCGGACAGTGGGAACTGCCTGA
- a CDS encoding CoA pyrophosphatase, translating into MLRELEQRFQSYPYRSLNTNLPQAAVLIPLVKQDNGFHLILTRRASHMNTHSGEVAFPGGKKDATDSDLLFTALRESWEEIHLEPQLVRIVGRCSSVISRYGLEVTPFVGIISQTPELSANTDELDRIFSIPLEFLLNPDNLETDLWQMSDHTYQMPFFRYGEYRVWGLTAIMLAEFLNIGFDASIPLDVPHFDSDFGLRPRQRVRSPASQPRS; encoded by the coding sequence ATGCTTAGAGAATTAGAACAAAGGTTCCAGAGTTACCCCTATCGAAGCCTGAATACCAACCTGCCACAGGCAGCCGTTCTTATTCCTCTGGTCAAACAAGATAACGGCTTCCACCTGATATTGACCCGGCGTGCTTCCCATATGAACACCCATAGCGGTGAAGTGGCATTTCCCGGAGGGAAAAAGGACGCAACGGATTCAGACCTGCTATTCACCGCGCTAAGAGAGTCCTGGGAAGAGATCCACCTCGAACCACAGCTGGTGCGCATTGTTGGACGATGCAGCAGTGTTATATCGCGCTATGGCCTGGAAGTGACACCTTTTGTGGGCATCATTTCGCAAACGCCGGAACTCAGTGCCAACACCGATGAACTGGACAGAATATTCTCTATCCCTCTGGAGTTTCTGCTGAACCCGGACAATCTGGAAACCGACCTCTGGCAGATGAGTGACCACACTTACCAGATGCCTTTCTTCCGCTATGGGGAATACCGCGTCTGGGGATTGACGGCCATAATGCTGGCAGAGTTTCTCAATATTGGTTTTGATGCCAGCATTCCTTTGGATGTTCCTCACTTCGACAGCGATTTTGGCCTGCGCCCCCGACAACGCGTCAGATCTCCAGCTTCCCAGCCCAGGTCTTAA
- a CDS encoding GNAT family N-acetyltransferase gives MRELIFKLSLSDGLSEDYKNLENSQDFTLIDSPGAFLSNITVLFRHFGFKESVKTFLKSFVGNRVFYYLSVEGSVAACGTLAIGFCRFYSVKDGDVVIGSVWTEEKLRGRNLATRSIRHAIHAMYLKGYKTFYIDTQVTNKPMLRAIEKLGFGESIDSYES, from the coding sequence ATGCGGGAACTGATTTTTAAACTGTCACTGTCCGATGGATTGTCGGAGGATTACAAGAATCTGGAAAATAGTCAGGATTTTACTTTGATTGACTCGCCAGGTGCTTTTCTATCGAACATCACGGTTCTTTTCAGGCATTTTGGGTTTAAAGAATCCGTTAAAACATTCCTCAAGTCTTTTGTGGGCAACAGAGTGTTTTATTACCTTTCTGTTGAAGGTTCTGTTGCAGCCTGTGGCACTTTAGCTATTGGATTCTGTCGGTTTTACTCCGTTAAAGATGGAGATGTTGTTATTGGTTCGGTGTGGACTGAAGAGAAATTGCGTGGCAGAAATCTTGCAACACGGTCAATACGCCATGCCATCCATGCTATGTATCTCAAAGGTTATAAGACGTTCTATATCGATACTCAAGTGACCAACAAGCCCATGCTTCGAGCTATAGAAAAGCTGGGTTTTGGTGAGTCCATCGACTCTTATGAGTCCTGA
- a CDS encoding HlyC/CorC family transporter: MSEASLSILVGILIVLLLLSAFFSSSETGMMAINRYRLRHLVRKGHRAARRTHHLLERPDRLIGVILIGNNFVNILASALATVIATRIWGDSGIAIATFGLTLLVLIFGEVTPKTLAAMFPERVAFPASIILAPLLKVLYPAVVALNWICGMLLRPFGIKPGESSQDQLNAEELRTLVNDPGMLLPQKRRGMLLGILDLEKVRVDDIMVPRNEVVGIDLDDDIKDIIDQLHDTQHTRLPVFRGDVNNIVGMLHMRKVARLLSQEEVNKATLMQETIEPYYVPESTPLHTQLFNFQKTKERVALVVDEYGDILGLVTLEDILEEIVGDFTTDVSDSSQDITPQDDDTYIIDGSASLRDINRALGWALPTEEARTLNGLITEEMETIPDSSVCLKVGDYKLEIMLVKDNRVKSVKVWQ; this comes from the coding sequence TTGAGTGAAGCATCCCTGAGTATTCTGGTGGGCATTCTTATTGTTCTGCTGCTGCTTTCCGCTTTTTTTTCCAGTTCTGAAACCGGCATGATGGCGATCAATCGCTATCGTCTGCGGCACCTGGTGCGCAAAGGGCATCGTGCAGCCAGGCGAACTCACCACCTGCTTGAACGTCCGGATCGTCTGATCGGGGTGATTCTGATCGGCAATAACTTCGTTAATATTCTTGCCTCGGCGCTGGCCACCGTGATTGCAACGCGTATCTGGGGAGATAGCGGTATTGCCATTGCCACCTTTGGTTTGACGCTGCTGGTTCTGATTTTTGGTGAGGTAACACCGAAAACCCTTGCAGCCATGTTTCCTGAACGGGTGGCTTTCCCTGCGTCGATTATTCTGGCTCCGCTGCTGAAGGTTTTGTACCCGGCAGTGGTGGCGCTTAACTGGATTTGCGGCATGCTGCTGCGGCCTTTTGGGATTAAACCGGGTGAAAGCAGTCAGGATCAGTTGAATGCGGAAGAGCTGCGCACCCTGGTTAACGACCCTGGTATGTTACTGCCCCAGAAGCGCCGTGGCATGTTGCTGGGTATTCTGGATCTGGAAAAGGTGCGGGTCGATGACATTATGGTTCCCCGCAATGAAGTGGTGGGAATTGATCTGGATGACGATATCAAAGACATCATTGATCAGCTGCACGACACTCAGCATACACGGCTTCCGGTGTTCCGGGGCGATGTCAACAACATTGTTGGTATGCTGCACATGCGTAAAGTTGCGCGTCTTCTGAGTCAGGAAGAGGTCAATAAGGCAACGCTGATGCAGGAAACCATCGAGCCTTACTATGTGCCGGAAAGCACGCCTCTGCACACCCAGCTGTTTAACTTCCAGAAAACCAAAGAGCGGGTTGCGCTGGTGGTGGATGAATACGGCGATATCCTCGGACTCGTCACGCTGGAAGATATTCTGGAAGAGATTGTCGGCGACTTTACCACCGACGTTTCTGACAGCAGTCAGGACATTACGCCTCAGGATGATGACACTTATATTATTGATGGCTCGGCGTCCCTGCGTGACATCAACCGGGCACTGGGCTGGGCTTTGCCGACGGAAGAAGCCCGCACCCTGAATGGTTTGATTACCGAAGAGATGGAAACCATTCCTGACTCCAGTGTCTGCCTGAAAGTCGGGGACTATAAGCTGGAAATCATGCTGGTGAAGGACAATCGGGTGAAGTCAGTGAAGGTCTGGCAATAG
- a CDS encoding cytochrome C assembly family protein, with product MVEDVTGKMNVMLASIGAFVFYSLGAVTQGRRVFSQSGSRQVVLAATAVGAIFQTVALYLSLHGPGGINLGLFNITSLSSLMVTMVVLLSSLRKPSESLFLLILPFTILTVLLAWLAPVDHIVWQPPSMMVAHVLLSVLAYGILMVAAFQALMLSYQERQLKHHNRRKIMQALPPLQTMEKLLFEYVAVGLILLTLALVSGFLFMDDMFATRIIHKTILSILAWVLFATLLIGRRLYGWRGQTAMRWTVAGLVMLMVAYFGWHLIVELLLTST from the coding sequence ATGGTTGAGGATGTCACGGGCAAAATGAATGTTATGCTGGCGAGTATCGGGGCGTTTGTGTTTTATTCTCTGGGGGCTGTGACCCAGGGGCGCAGGGTTTTCAGCCAGTCCGGGTCTCGTCAGGTGGTGCTGGCTGCTACGGCTGTGGGAGCAATTTTTCAGACGGTTGCCCTGTATCTCTCGCTGCATGGGCCTGGTGGTATAAATCTGGGTTTATTTAATATAACCTCACTGAGTTCTCTGATGGTGACCATGGTGGTGCTGCTCAGCAGCCTGCGCAAGCCCTCTGAAAGCCTTTTTCTGCTGATTCTTCCTTTCACCATTCTAACGGTGCTGCTGGCCTGGCTGGCGCCGGTTGACCATATTGTCTGGCAGCCGCCCTCGATGATGGTCGCGCATGTACTGCTGTCGGTTCTGGCTTACGGGATTCTCATGGTGGCAGCGTTTCAGGCACTGATGCTGTCCTATCAGGAGCGGCAGCTTAAACACCACAATCGTCGTAAAATTATGCAGGCGCTGCCGCCTCTGCAAACCATGGAAAAGCTGCTGTTTGAGTACGTGGCGGTGGGGTTGATTCTGCTGACGCTGGCATTAGTGTCCGGATTTCTGTTTATGGATGATATGTTTGCTACACGTATTATTCATAAAACGATTCTGTCGATTCTGGCGTGGGTGCTGTTTGCCACCCTGCTGATCGGGAGGAGGCTCTATGGTTGGCGGGGTCAGACCGCCATGCGCTGGACGGTTGCCGGTCTGGTGATGTTGATGGTGGCTTACTTTGGCTGGCATCTGATTGTTGAGTTATTGCTGACGAGTACTTAA